CGCCCTCACCCTGCTTCGGGTCTTCAACGGATGGTGGGCGGGGCTCCTCCTGGGCGGGGGGCTCTTCCTGGCCTGGGAAATGCGCTTTTCCCGAAGGAAGGGGGCGGAGGCCCCGTGACCCGTCCCCTGGACGTGGTCCTCTGCGGCTACTACGGCTTCGGCAACCTGGGGGACGAGCTGTTGGCCCGGGCCCTGGTGGAACTCCTGGAGGAAGGCGGGATCCCCCGAAGCCGGGTGGGGATCCTCTCGGCGGATCCCGCCGGGACCCGGCGGGCCCTGGGGACGGAGTCGGCGGATCGTTGGAGCCTCCCTGGGGTGGCCCGGATGCTGGGGCGCTCCCGGACCCTTCTCCTGGGGGGAGGGGGGCTTCTGCAGGACGCCACCAGCCTTCGAAGCTGCGTCTACTACTGGGGGGTCGTGCAGACGGCCCGCTGTCGGGGGTGCATCCCCTGGGCCTTCGGGCAGTCCGTGGGTCCGTTGGGTTCTCCCCTCGCCCGGCGGGTCGCCCGGGGAGCCCTTGCCCCCTGTGTCGTCCGGGTGGTCCGGGATCGCCCCTCCCTGGAGGCGGTCCGAGGGTTGGGACTGGGAGAGACGGAACTGGCCCCGGACCCGGTGCTGGGGCTTTCCCTGCCCCGCCTGGCCCCGGGAAGGGGTACCGGACGTCTGGGGGTGAACCTGCGTCCCTGGAAGGGAGAGGCTCGGGAGGGGGCGATCCGGGCCCTTCGGGAGCTGGCGGAGAGGGCGGGGTGGACCTTCGTGGGCCTTGCCCTGGCGGAGGAGGATCGGCTCTGCCTGGCGGAGGCCCGGGACAGACAGGGGCTGCCGCTGGAGGAGATCCGCCTCCTGGACTCCCCGGAGTCCTTTTCCGCTGCGGCCGCGGAGATGGACGGCCTGGTGGCCATGAGGCTCCACGCCCTGGTGCTGTCGGTCCTGGCGGGACTTCCCGCTGCGGCGGTGCCCTACGACCCCAAGGTGACGGCCTTCTCAGAGGAGTGGGGGCTTCCCACCTGGACGCCCCGATCCGGCTGGTCTGCGGTTCCCTTCTCGCAGCCCGGCTCGGAGCCTTCTCGGGAAAGGCTGGAGGAAACCCGGGGTCTTCTGCGCGCCGCTCTGACCCGGTGCCTGGAGCGTCTTCGTGGGACGGGAGGATGGGGTGCATGACGCCGGAACATCGGGAA
The sequence above is drawn from the Aminomonas paucivorans DSM 12260 genome and encodes:
- the csaB gene encoding polysaccharide pyruvyl transferase CsaB; this translates as MTRPLDVVLCGYYGFGNLGDELLARALVELLEEGGIPRSRVGILSADPAGTRRALGTESADRWSLPGVARMLGRSRTLLLGGGGLLQDATSLRSCVYYWGVVQTARCRGCIPWAFGQSVGPLGSPLARRVARGALAPCVVRVVRDRPSLEAVRGLGLGETELAPDPVLGLSLPRLAPGRGTGRLGVNLRPWKGEAREGAIRALRELAERAGWTFVGLALAEEDRLCLAEARDRQGLPLEEIRLLDSPESFSAAAAEMDGLVAMRLHALVLSVLAGLPAAAVPYDPKVTAFSEEWGLPTWTPRSGWSAVPFSQPGSEPSRERLEETRGLLRAALTRCLERLRGTGGWGA